A section of the Saccopteryx leptura isolate mSacLep1 chromosome 4, mSacLep1_pri_phased_curated, whole genome shotgun sequence genome encodes:
- the LOC136403452 gene encoding gap junction gamma-3 protein-like isoform X2: protein MCGRFLRWLMAEESRYSTPVGRLLLPVLLGFRLVLLAAGGTGVYDDEQSEFVCHTQQPGCKAACYDALHALSPLRFWAFQVMLVAVPSALYMGFTIYHGILHWEEPGKVKKEEETLVQQGQGSTGASGAKSPRLLWAYVAQLGVRLVLEGAALGGQYYLYGFKVPSSFACRREPCPGSITCNLSRPSEKTIFLKTMFGISGFCLFFTLLELVLLSIVRWWRTWKQKSSFSNCFSTSERTRKHKEPNDNFPVVESKEQFREAEL, encoded by the coding sequence ATGTGTGGCAGGTTCCTGAGGTGGCTGATGGCTGAGGAGAGCCGGTACTCCACCCCCGTAGGGCGTCTCCTTCTTCCGGTGCTCCTGGGATTCCGCCTCGTGCTGCTGGCTGCCGGTGGGACAGGGGTCTACGATGACGAGCAGAGTGAATTTGTGTGTCACACTCAGCAGCCAGGCTGCAAGGCTGCCTGCTATGATGCCTTACACGCTCTCTCCCCACTGCGCTTCTGGGCCTTCCAGGTCATGTTGGTGGCTGTGCCCAGTGCCCTCTACATGGGTTTCACCATATATCATGGCATCTTGCATTGGGAAGAGCCAGGAAAggtaaagaaggaagaggagacccTGGTCCAACAAGGACAGGGCAGCACAggtgcctcaggagctaaaagcCCCAGGCTGCTCTGGGCCTATGTGGCACAGCTAGGGGTTCGACTGGTCCTTGAGGGGGCAGCCTTGGGAGGGCAGTACTATCTGTATGGGTTCAAGGTGCCCAGCTCCTTTGCATGTCGCCGAGAGCCTTGCCCTGGTAGTATAACCTGTAATCTGTCCCGCCCCTCTGAGAAGACCATCTTCCTAAAGACCATGTTTGGGATCAGTGGGTTTTGTCTCTTCTTTACTCTTTTGGAGCTTGTGCTCCTGAGCATCGTGAGATGGTGGCGGACCTGGAAGCAAAAATCTTCCTTTTCTAACTGCTTCTCAACTTCAGAGAGAACCAGAAAACACAAGGAACCAAACGATAACTTCCCAGTGGTGGAGTCAAAAGAGCAGTTCCGAGAAGCAG
- the LOC136403452 gene encoding gap junction gamma-3 protein-like isoform X1, whose amino-acid sequence MEPEESRQQKNAHTPRMCGRFLRWLMAEESRYSTPVGRLLLPVLLGFRLVLLAAGGTGVYDDEQSEFVCHTQQPGCKAACYDALHALSPLRFWAFQVMLVAVPSALYMGFTIYHGILHWEEPGKVKKEEETLVQQGQGSTGASGAKSPRLLWAYVAQLGVRLVLEGAALGGQYYLYGFKVPSSFACRREPCPGSITCNLSRPSEKTIFLKTMFGISGFCLFFTLLELVLLSIVRWWRTWKQKSSFSNCFSTSERTRKHKEPNDNFPVVESKEQFREAEL is encoded by the exons ATGGAGCCAGAGGAAAGCAGGCAGCAAAAGAATGCTCATACTCCCAG GATGTGTGGCAGGTTCCTGAGGTGGCTGATGGCTGAGGAGAGCCGGTACTCCACCCCCGTAGGGCGTCTCCTTCTTCCGGTGCTCCTGGGATTCCGCCTCGTGCTGCTGGCTGCCGGTGGGACAGGGGTCTACGATGACGAGCAGAGTGAATTTGTGTGTCACACTCAGCAGCCAGGCTGCAAGGCTGCCTGCTATGATGCCTTACACGCTCTCTCCCCACTGCGCTTCTGGGCCTTCCAGGTCATGTTGGTGGCTGTGCCCAGTGCCCTCTACATGGGTTTCACCATATATCATGGCATCTTGCATTGGGAAGAGCCAGGAAAggtaaagaaggaagaggagacccTGGTCCAACAAGGACAGGGCAGCACAggtgcctcaggagctaaaagcCCCAGGCTGCTCTGGGCCTATGTGGCACAGCTAGGGGTTCGACTGGTCCTTGAGGGGGCAGCCTTGGGAGGGCAGTACTATCTGTATGGGTTCAAGGTGCCCAGCTCCTTTGCATGTCGCCGAGAGCCTTGCCCTGGTAGTATAACCTGTAATCTGTCCCGCCCCTCTGAGAAGACCATCTTCCTAAAGACCATGTTTGGGATCAGTGGGTTTTGTCTCTTCTTTACTCTTTTGGAGCTTGTGCTCCTGAGCATCGTGAGATGGTGGCGGACCTGGAAGCAAAAATCTTCCTTTTCTAACTGCTTCTCAACTTCAGAGAGAACCAGAAAACACAAGGAACCAAACGATAACTTCCCAGTGGTGGAGTCAAAAGAGCAGTTCCGAGAAGCAG